The following are encoded together in the Montipora capricornis isolate CH-2021 chromosome 5, ASM3666992v2, whole genome shotgun sequence genome:
- the LOC138048430 gene encoding THAP domain-containing protein 6-like, whose amino-acid sequence MSDKTNKSGVVGKATSAVQIASKEEKIGRKCCAAANCNNRSENRPDLSFHVFPSDAQQLKKWEIRKKRGDAFFATVGNKFCCSEHLLPTDFKRSLTGHRRDLKPGSVPSVFPWTNVDEGSLCRAKRSKMRCEKSEGITRAESAHENKEQKGIAEAFRNDFVVFGPTTLDKWIEEIKMEHGRLLQELQEFKAKGEDFQVWSGNPARISYYTI is encoded by the coding sequence ATGTcggacaaaacaaacaagagcGGGGTCGTGGGCAAAGCTACTTCAGCCGTGCAAATTGCTAGCAAGGAGGAAAAAATTGGTCGCAAATGTTGCGCAGCTGCAAACTGTAATAACCGAAGTGAAAATCGACCCGATTTATCGTTTCATGTGTTTCCATCGGACGCACAACAACTGAAGAAGTGGGAAATTCGTAAGAAAAGAGGTGATGCATTCTTTGCCACGGTAGGAAACAAGTTCTGTTGTTCTGAACACTTGTTACCGACGGATTTTAAACGGAGTCTGACTGGCCATAGACGAGACTTAAAACCGGGAAGCGTACCATCGGTCTTTCCTTGGACAAACGTAGATGAAGGATCGCTTTGTAGGGCGAAAAGGTCGAAGATGAGATGTGAGAAATCTGAAGGGATAACAAGAGCCGAGAGTGCTCATGAAAATAAAGAGCAGAAAGGGATTGCAGAAGCTTTCCGAAACGACTTTGTTGTTTTCGGCCCAACAACACTTGACAAGTGGATAGAAGAAATAAAGATGGAACATGGAAGGCTGCTTCAAGAATTACAAGAATTTAAAGCAAAAGGAGAGGATTTCCAAGTTTGGTCTGGAAATCCTGCTAGGATCAGTTATTACACCATCTGA